Proteins encoded within one genomic window of Gemmatimonadaceae bacterium:
- the mprF gene encoding bifunctional lysylphosphatidylglycerol flippase/synthetase MprF: MSAVTLPNAEPPAGPAGVPRWWRGARPWLTPVFGLAALAVMLLLLARELSHVRYHEIVAAARAVPWQALLLSVAATIASYAVLPGYDAIALRWVGRRLRYRQIAFASIITYGVSQTLGFAAFTGSSLRLRLWSAWGLDTWEIARAAAFSGATFTLGILTLTGLVGVVEPLVALQRLHLPVMAVRLLSALCLCGSSAWVAISVARVRSLRLGGHELRVPAPSLVARQYAVAAADWCLAALSLWVLLPAGHGVGALAFFGAFLLSQGIGLLSHVPGGIGVFETLMVLQFGDTVRADRLLGAILAWRAVYYLLPFTGAIALLVTHEARWQRARLARAASMVSAGFERWAEPLLPTAIGAMTMIGGAMLLLSGATPSLHGRMRMLVDVMPLGVVELSHFAASVAGTGLVVLGWALTRRLDAAAQLTRVLLGVGIAASLLKGLDYEEATALSVVFVVLTASRRAFYRRASLLAEPLSPGWVAAVLAVVGVSVWTGLFAFRHVEYSTDLWWHFAERADAPRFLRASAGAAIALGVVGAVRLLRHAAPVLALPTTSELEEVAALVPRLPETAAALALLGDKHLMFAEQRDGFLMYGVSGGSWVALGDPMGSDHSRRELAWRFREAADQHGAAPVFYEVSNRHLPLYIDLGLTLFKLGEEGRVPLESFAVDGGGRRGLRRTIRDVERAGGAFELIESTQVPTGLPELERVSNAWLGAKATREKGFSLGRWDPTYIERFPCAVIRIDRRIVAFANVWTGNGSELSVDLMRHLPDAPPGAMEYLFIQLMLLGRARGFRWMNLGMAPLSGMEAHALAPRWHRVARLLYSHAEHFYNFRGLRAWKEKFDPEWEPRYLASPAGLALPRVLANVASLISGGIAGLVLR; encoded by the coding sequence ATGTCCGCCGTGACCCTCCCGAACGCCGAGCCGCCTGCAGGGCCGGCCGGTGTTCCACGCTGGTGGCGTGGGGCGCGCCCCTGGCTCACGCCTGTGTTCGGCCTCGCGGCGCTGGCGGTGATGCTCTTACTCCTCGCCCGGGAGCTGTCGCATGTTCGCTACCACGAGATCGTCGCCGCGGCCCGCGCCGTGCCCTGGCAGGCGCTCCTGCTGTCCGTCGCGGCGACCATTGCCTCGTACGCCGTGCTCCCGGGCTACGATGCGATCGCGCTGCGCTGGGTCGGGCGCCGGCTCCGCTATCGCCAGATCGCCTTCGCATCGATCATCACGTACGGCGTGAGCCAGACGCTCGGCTTTGCGGCGTTCACCGGAAGCTCCCTGCGGCTGCGGCTCTGGAGCGCGTGGGGGCTGGATACATGGGAGATCGCGCGCGCCGCGGCATTTTCCGGTGCCACGTTCACGCTCGGGATCCTCACGCTCACCGGCCTCGTGGGCGTCGTCGAACCGCTGGTCGCGCTGCAACGACTGCACCTGCCGGTCATGGCTGTGCGCTTGCTGTCGGCGCTTTGTCTCTGCGGGAGCAGTGCGTGGGTGGCGATCAGCGTGGCTCGTGTCCGCTCCCTGCGACTGGGTGGTCATGAGCTGCGCGTCCCGGCCCCGTCGCTGGTCGCGCGGCAGTATGCGGTCGCGGCTGCCGACTGGTGCCTCGCCGCCCTGTCGCTCTGGGTGCTGCTCCCGGCAGGCCACGGCGTCGGCGCCCTCGCCTTCTTTGGCGCCTTCCTCCTCTCGCAGGGCATCGGGCTGCTCAGCCACGTGCCTGGCGGCATCGGCGTCTTCGAGACGCTCATGGTGCTGCAGTTCGGCGACACGGTGCGCGCCGATCGGTTGCTGGGTGCGATCCTGGCCTGGCGGGCTGTCTACTACCTGCTGCCCTTCACGGGGGCCATCGCCCTGCTGGTGACGCACGAAGCGCGATGGCAACGGGCGCGTCTCGCGCGTGCGGCGAGCATGGTGTCAGCGGGCTTCGAGCGCTGGGCCGAGCCGCTGCTGCCGACCGCGATCGGCGCGATGACGATGATCGGCGGCGCCATGCTGCTCTTGTCCGGCGCGACGCCGAGTCTCCACGGGCGCATGCGCATGCTCGTGGATGTCATGCCGCTGGGTGTGGTGGAGCTGTCACATTTCGCCGCGAGCGTCGCGGGCACCGGGCTCGTCGTGCTGGGCTGGGCGCTGACGCGGCGGCTCGACGCCGCGGCCCAGCTGACGCGCGTGCTGCTCGGCGTCGGGATCGCTGCGTCGCTGCTCAAGGGACTGGACTACGAAGAAGCGACAGCGCTGTCGGTCGTGTTCGTCGTGCTGACGGCGAGCCGTCGCGCGTTCTACCGACGCGCCTCGCTTCTCGCCGAGCCGCTCAGCCCGGGTTGGGTCGCCGCGGTGCTCGCCGTGGTCGGGGTCAGCGTGTGGACCGGACTCTTTGCGTTCCGTCACGTCGAGTACTCCACGGATCTCTGGTGGCACTTTGCGGAACGTGCTGACGCGCCGCGGTTCCTTCGGGCGTCCGCGGGCGCCGCCATCGCGCTGGGTGTGGTGGGTGCGGTGCGCCTGTTGCGCCACGCCGCCCCGGTACTCGCCCTGCCGACGACGAGCGAACTCGAGGAAGTCGCCGCGCTCGTTCCCAGGCTCCCGGAGACCGCGGCTGCGCTGGCGCTCCTTGGCGACAAGCACCTGATGTTTGCTGAGCAGCGCGACGGGTTCCTGATGTACGGCGTGAGCGGAGGCAGCTGGGTGGCGCTCGGCGACCCGATGGGGAGCGATCACAGCCGTCGCGAATTGGCCTGGCGCTTTCGCGAGGCGGCGGACCAGCACGGGGCCGCGCCGGTGTTCTATGAAGTCAGCAATCGCCACCTGCCGCTCTACATCGACCTCGGGCTCACGCTCTTCAAGCTTGGTGAAGAGGGCAGGGTACCCCTGGAGTCGTTTGCGGTGGATGGTGGAGGACGTCGCGGCTTGCGTCGCACCATTCGCGACGTTGAGCGTGCGGGGGGCGCCTTCGAGCTGATCGAGAGCACCCAGGTACCCACGGGTCTGCCGGAACTCGAGCGCGTGTCGAACGCGTGGCTGGGTGCGAAGGCCACGCGGGAGAAGGGGTTCTCGCTGGGGCGGTGGGACCCCACGTACATCGAGCGCTTTCCCTGCGCGGTGATTCGCATCGACCGGCGCATCGTGGCGTTCGCGAACGTATGGACCGGGAACGGCAGCGAGCTATCGGTGGACCTGATGCGTCACCTGCCGGACGCGCCGCCCGGTGCCATGGAGTACCTGTTCATCCAGCTCATGTTGCTGGGCCGCGCGCGCGGGTTTCGCTGGATGAATCTTGGCATGGCGCCACTCTCGGGGATGGAGGCGCACGCCCTGGCGCCGCGGTGGCACCGCGTGGCACGGCTCCTGTACAGCCATGCGGAGCACTTCTACAACTTTCGCGGGCTCCGTGCGTGGAAGGAGAAGTTCGATCCGGAGTGGGAGCCCCGCTATCTCGCATCGCCGGCGGGCCTCGCGCTGCCGCGCGTCCTGGCCAACGTCGCCTCGCTGATCTCGGGAGGGATCGCCGGGCTCGTGCTTCGTTAG
- a CDS encoding polyhydroxybutyrate depolymerase — protein sequence MRPTTLLVLAVLASTLAAPEQAESQGRLRRPRGAAGDEGLRTLQVRGTERSYVVRAPRSATSDATPRAMVIVLHGGGGNAANAEAMSGFTRLVDREGIIVVYPNGSGRPGGRLLTWNAAHCCGFAMENRVDDVGFIDTMIDAIGREFNVDPRRIYVTGMSNGGMMAHRLGRELRHRPAAIAPVVGAVFGDEAMPSSPVSAVIFNGLKDTSVPAAGGLGDGIGRRAWDGVPPRPNAEQGAYWARAAACGATPATRDANGVIHWTWPCGNGVAVELYQVKEGGHAWPGGRAGRRRGDDPGSTLDATDVMWAFFKAHPRTTDD from the coding sequence ATGAGACCCACGACCCTTCTTGTCCTGGCCGTCCTGGCCTCCACCCTGGCCGCGCCGGAGCAGGCGGAGTCACAGGGTCGGCTACGGCGTCCGCGGGGAGCCGCAGGCGACGAAGGCCTGCGCACCCTGCAGGTTCGCGGGACGGAACGCAGTTACGTGGTGCGGGCGCCCCGGAGCGCGACGAGCGACGCGACGCCGCGTGCGATGGTCATCGTGCTGCATGGTGGCGGGGGCAACGCCGCAAATGCCGAGGCGATGAGCGGGTTCACGAGGCTGGTCGATCGCGAGGGGATCATCGTCGTGTATCCCAACGGCAGCGGCCGGCCCGGTGGGCGCCTGCTGACGTGGAATGCCGCGCACTGCTGCGGCTTTGCGATGGAGAACCGAGTCGATGACGTCGGCTTCATCGACACCATGATCGACGCGATCGGTCGCGAGTTCAACGTCGATCCGCGGCGCATATACGTCACCGGGATGTCGAACGGGGGCATGATGGCGCATCGACTGGGCCGGGAACTCCGCCATCGACCGGCCGCGATCGCGCCGGTCGTCGGAGCGGTGTTTGGCGACGAGGCGATGCCGTCGAGCCCCGTCTCCGCCGTGATATTCAATGGACTGAAAGACACGTCGGTGCCAGCAGCCGGTGGTTTGGGAGACGGGATCGGCCGGCGCGCGTGGGACGGCGTGCCGCCCAGGCCAAACGCCGAGCAGGGCGCGTACTGGGCCCGCGCCGCCGCGTGCGGCGCGACGCCGGCGACACGCGATGCGAACGGTGTCATCCATTGGACGTGGCCGTGCGGAAACGGCGTTGCCGTGGAACTCTACCAGGTGAAGGAAGGCGGTCACGCGTGGCCGGGCGGCCGTGCCGGGAGGCGCCGTGGTGACGACCCGGGCAGCACGCTCGACGCGACGGACGTGATGTGGGCGTTCTTCAAGGCCCACCCGCGCACCACCGACGACTGA